In one Shewanella loihica PV-4 genomic region, the following are encoded:
- a CDS encoding 4Fe-4S dicluster domain-containing protein yields the protein MQVSKRQFLKGVGALLAGVSVYGATRTPQADSLLQPEQESEIKYAMVHDENACIGCNACVQACREVNHIPEGVTRVKIERKGPFGEYPDQSYRFSRVSCQHCEAAPCVRVCPTGAAYIDKETGIVAVNSDRCVGCQYCIAACPYQVRYIHPETRTADKCDFCQKSRLAQGLQPACVEACPTKALTFGNLKDPESDLVKLLKRKPSYRAKVDLGTRPKLFHIQTIDGEIML from the coding sequence ATGCAAGTTTCTAAACGCCAATTTCTCAAGGGGGTTGGGGCCCTACTGGCCGGTGTCTCTGTGTATGGTGCCACCCGCACGCCCCAGGCCGATTCCCTACTCCAGCCCGAGCAGGAAAGCGAGATCAAATACGCCATGGTGCATGATGAGAATGCCTGTATCGGCTGTAACGCCTGCGTCCAGGCCTGCCGTGAGGTCAATCATATTCCCGAGGGCGTCACCCGGGTGAAGATAGAACGTAAGGGGCCCTTCGGCGAGTACCCAGATCAGAGCTACCGCTTCAGCCGTGTCTCCTGTCAGCACTGCGAAGCCGCGCCCTGTGTAAGGGTCTGCCCCACAGGCGCCGCCTATATTGACAAAGAGACGGGCATAGTCGCGGTCAATAGCGACCGCTGCGTGGGCTGCCAGTATTGCATCGCCGCCTGCCCCTATCAGGTCAGGTATATCCACCCCGAGACCCGCACCGCCGACAAGTGCGATTTCTGTCAGAAGAGTCGCCTGGCTCAGGGGCTTCAGCCTGCCTGTGTCGAGGCCTGCCCTACCAAGGCACTGACCTTCGGCAACCTCAAGGATCCCGAGTCGGATCTGGTCAAGCTGCTTAAGCGCAAGCCCAGCTACCGCGCCAAGGTGGACCTGGGCACCCGGCCTAAGCTGTTCCATATTCAAACCATAGATGGGGAGATAATGCTATGA
- the nrfD gene encoding cytochrome c nitrite reductase subunit NrfD — protein sequence MSAFHFEGLVWHWPIAIYLFLAGLSAGAVFFAIMLKHFKLSHEAWHSPFVQAAAIIAPVAVFGGLGILVFDLTRPLDFWKILVFYNTSSVMSMGVLVLMAYQLVLFAWIACVFQRRITQLLGKRLPIANRLLNWLVKQEAAITGVLVILAISLGAYTGFLLSALIGFPLLNNPVLPLLFLISGLSSGAAATLLGGVLLRGNPNGVEVRFIHGIEIPLILVEIGLLFTFFAGLILSGGQSQVAALNALGFGFWGWIFWAGVIGIGLTLPLAFNLWMKVSADRKFAYVAVTASFSLIGVFLLRNFILYTGQMTGI from the coding sequence ATGAGTGCTTTTCATTTCGAAGGCCTGGTATGGCATTGGCCTATCGCCATATACCTCTTCCTCGCCGGACTGTCAGCTGGGGCGGTATTTTTCGCCATCATGCTGAAACATTTCAAGTTATCCCATGAGGCCTGGCATTCGCCCTTCGTGCAGGCGGCGGCCATCATAGCGCCTGTCGCCGTGTTTGGTGGCCTGGGGATCCTGGTATTCGACCTCACCCGGCCACTGGATTTCTGGAAGATCTTGGTGTTCTACAACACCAGCTCTGTGATGTCCATGGGGGTACTGGTGCTGATGGCCTATCAGCTGGTGCTGTTTGCCTGGATAGCCTGCGTCTTCCAGCGCCGCATCACTCAGCTGCTGGGCAAGCGTCTGCCTATCGCCAACCGGCTGCTGAACTGGCTGGTGAAACAGGAAGCGGCAATCACCGGCGTCTTGGTGATCCTCGCCATCTCGCTTGGGGCCTACACCGGCTTCCTGCTGTCGGCGCTGATCGGCTTCCCGCTGCTGAATAACCCGGTATTGCCGCTGCTATTCTTGATCTCCGGGCTCTCCTCCGGCGCCGCCGCGACCCTGCTGGGTGGTGTGCTGCTTCGAGGTAACCCCAATGGGGTCGAGGTGCGTTTCATCCATGGCATAGAGATCCCGTTGATTTTAGTGGAGATTGGCCTGCTGTTTACCTTCTTCGCCGGATTGATCCTCTCTGGCGGTCAGAGTCAGGTTGCGGCACTCAACGCCTTGGGCTTCGGCTTCTGGGGATGGATCTTCTGGGCCGGCGTGATCGGTATAGGCCTCACCCTGCCACTGGCCTTCAACCTATGGATGAAAGTGTCGGCAGATCGTAAGTTCGCCTATGTGGCGGTCACCGCCAGCTTCAGCCTGATAGGGGTGTTCTTGCTGCGCAACTTTATCCTCTATACCGGCCAGATGACGGGGATCTAA
- a CDS encoding glucosaminidase domain-containing protein — MPSDSRLKIALPLLLLLASLLILWALWYRPSDESGALSPALAAAGMEPPVANAGELATPADSQQTQTSFKTVSKARPTKAPKDVVLNSLDELIALFDSLGYNQAGWQAGNREVPRLTFEAVSERWQKTSSQIPVQLKKMVFFRLMAPLILVANEQILLERQTIAQAAPDAPELLALARKYRLLTDESGSLTEEQRQQLLVRVDIMPPSLVLAQAAEESGWATSRFTVEGNAFFGQWDYSGKGMKPKEQRKELGNYGLARFDTPLASVEGYLLNLNTNAAYQSLRSLRAQLRADNKPITGLVLAGTLERYSERGQAYIDGIRHMIRYNGLDQVDEAYLSDGAPLHLISADDARD, encoded by the coding sequence ATGCCCAGTGATAGCCGTCTCAAGATTGCCTTGCCTCTGCTACTCCTGCTTGCCTCGCTGCTGATACTGTGGGCGCTCTGGTATCGCCCAAGCGATGAGTCGGGCGCCCTGTCTCCTGCCTTGGCCGCCGCCGGGATGGAGCCGCCGGTGGCAAACGCCGGCGAGCTGGCGACCCCGGCTGACAGTCAGCAGACCCAAACCAGCTTCAAGACTGTCTCTAAGGCGAGGCCGACCAAGGCGCCCAAGGATGTGGTGCTTAACTCCCTCGATGAGCTGATTGCCCTGTTCGATAGTCTGGGGTATAACCAAGCCGGTTGGCAGGCGGGCAATCGTGAGGTGCCCAGACTCACCTTCGAGGCGGTGAGTGAGCGCTGGCAGAAGACCTCGTCGCAGATCCCGGTGCAGCTGAAGAAGATGGTGTTCTTCCGTCTGATGGCGCCGCTGATCCTGGTAGCCAATGAGCAGATATTGCTGGAGCGGCAGACTATCGCCCAGGCGGCGCCGGATGCCCCCGAGCTGCTGGCCCTGGCCCGCAAGTATCGCCTGTTAACCGATGAGAGCGGCAGCCTGACCGAGGAGCAGCGTCAGCAGCTCTTAGTGAGGGTCGACATCATGCCGCCCTCTCTGGTGCTGGCCCAGGCGGCGGAGGAAAGTGGCTGGGCCACCTCTCGCTTTACCGTCGAGGGTAACGCCTTCTTCGGCCAGTGGGACTATAGTGGCAAGGGGATGAAGCCAAAGGAACAACGTAAGGAGCTGGGCAACTATGGCCTGGCGCGTTTCGACACACCGCTGGCCTCGGTGGAGGGTTATCTGCTTAACCTTAATACTAACGCCGCCTATCAGTCGTTGAGAAGCCTGAGGGCGCAGCTGCGGGCAGATAACAAACCGATCACAGGCCTGGTGCTGGCGGGTACCCTGGAGCGATATTCCGAGCGAGGTCAGGCCTATATCGACGGCATACGCCATATGATCCGCTACAACGGTCTGGATCAGGTGGATGAGGCTTACCTGAGTGACGGGGCGCCGCTGCACCTGATCAGCGCAGACGACGCCCGTGATTGA
- a CDS encoding zinc-dependent metalloprotease, whose amino-acid sequence MYKSTVAIAILSAIGLSACGTDEPYQEVKKDERMIAVKDFKDATTSGAAGDQLTSSTTTGELASKQPERLFLYTRSLGEAPRYSAPIHGFSQGEAKLVTLRMTENGIQLRQIDRDNIGLDHDSRFDNEYNKAPVLTIPGDYIDFQCQEDNWGDCTNREEEVTDRNITWDQKKFFIPKFEGAQIAEENYTDLVTFKQCTTETESAHLVKDGNWEGYEMDLAKGVLNFEIEHTYQANPACFGKFFKGSFDNLSFTTTEYISVVALDQLASKDFVTIPYSEDENGTFGFFRTQHEYRDGNNADGKDGYVRQYLNHFNPKKEAITYFLSNNFFEPKNQPFLDAAKQSITAINIQNKLFETGLPELKLAQANERRHGDLRYSNITLFDEPLDNGLAGYGPSAANPLTGEIVSGRVDQYSANLQQGSTRYYRRVQLDYNRGMLDPNSVKDLTGVDYTPSQEAVDRANQVAANKLIAEQNSQSQDPMVQQPRTEAQPQTIIPDLSTDDASNAPFEELVNQQNKTEAFWAEHNLMSVDQAFGLTGGALRELPRGIQGYEIDWKDTQFWVDGIVGGKLKDIEAMPTSFQADLVTKLAAQAFAGTLTHELGHTLGLRHNFAGSRDQANFFNEEEIAKFSQAFSEAGYPHLTVKADFSSQMDYNADRFATTFQKYDLAALRFGYGRQVETQDGSLVSLEAADAKRREELRQGNITGEIQYGALHQIGKEHDLRYFAFCTDGHVTLNSNCNRFDAGTNNDDIVQYYIDSYHDSYDTMNVRHNRQTLFEDHILPYTINRLRGFSDIRQFVEDTATVEELFAFDQNELAEICPGHENYWFCASQRAVEKAADTFLTAAGLSDIYLHVTYRMNSDDSRALTKVHSLEDILTRLYRLNAGKLDEGFELGQIITAYEQAPEKLKELLLKADIVEAYQDLLYADVSANKGRLLNGVKAPASSPNHPYVNERDVLGMWPDKLLAMRQLLTRKSPRSTTGRTYYALADYPKVKDQLEGMLCQMTLGNTVQEINQYLTKPVLSDSCKAVDAKYYVNDVDYADQHIEALPSYATSLGRYFGFPQSSYEMKGKSNLLQMMLKQVVLASRDSDYRGEEKARVWREYVGIHLASDAVAASKQISLQGKNYVATEENQLALMLIDQIDTLKALIASSPDLMKHQMNSKGETFQQLVVDPIIARNERVITYLPVL is encoded by the coding sequence ATGTACAAGAGCACTGTCGCCATCGCCATATTGAGCGCGATAGGATTAAGCGCCTGCGGCACAGACGAGCCGTATCAGGAGGTCAAGAAAGATGAGCGGATGATCGCCGTCAAAGACTTCAAAGATGCCACCACCAGCGGCGCCGCGGGGGATCAACTTACCTCCTCGACCACCACCGGCGAACTGGCCAGCAAGCAACCCGAGCGACTCTTTCTCTACACCCGCAGCCTGGGTGAGGCACCCCGCTACTCGGCCCCCATCCATGGTTTCTCTCAGGGAGAAGCCAAGCTGGTAACCCTGCGGATGACGGAAAACGGCATCCAGCTGCGTCAGATCGACAGAGACAACATAGGTCTGGACCACGACTCGCGCTTCGATAACGAGTACAACAAGGCCCCTGTGCTGACCATTCCCGGCGACTACATCGACTTCCAGTGCCAAGAGGACAACTGGGGCGACTGTACCAACCGCGAAGAGGAAGTCACAGATCGCAACATCACCTGGGATCAGAAGAAGTTCTTCATTCCTAAGTTTGAAGGGGCGCAGATCGCCGAGGAGAACTACACGGATCTGGTCACCTTCAAGCAGTGCACCACAGAGACAGAGTCGGCCCACCTAGTAAAAGATGGCAACTGGGAAGGCTATGAGATGGACTTGGCCAAGGGGGTGCTCAACTTCGAGATCGAGCACACCTATCAGGCCAATCCCGCCTGTTTCGGCAAGTTCTTCAAGGGCAGCTTCGACAACCTCTCCTTCACCACCACGGAATATATCTCTGTCGTGGCCCTAGATCAGTTGGCCAGCAAGGACTTTGTCACCATCCCTTATAGTGAGGATGAGAACGGCACCTTCGGCTTCTTCCGCACCCAGCATGAATACCGTGACGGCAACAATGCCGATGGTAAAGATGGCTATGTGCGCCAGTACCTCAACCATTTCAACCCCAAGAAGGAGGCGATCACCTACTTCTTGAGTAACAACTTCTTCGAGCCGAAGAATCAGCCCTTCCTGGACGCGGCCAAACAGAGCATTACCGCCATCAACATCCAGAACAAGCTGTTCGAAACCGGCCTGCCGGAGCTCAAGCTGGCCCAGGCCAACGAACGCAGACACGGAGACTTGCGCTACAGCAACATCACCCTGTTCGACGAACCGTTAGATAACGGCCTGGCCGGTTATGGCCCCTCTGCCGCCAACCCGCTCACCGGCGAGATCGTCAGCGGCCGGGTAGACCAATACAGCGCCAACCTGCAACAGGGCTCGACCCGCTACTACCGCAGGGTGCAGCTGGACTACAACCGCGGCATGCTAGACCCTAACTCGGTCAAAGATCTTACCGGCGTTGACTACACCCCATCACAGGAAGCGGTCGATCGCGCCAATCAGGTAGCGGCCAACAAGCTCATTGCCGAGCAGAACAGTCAGAGCCAAGATCCTATGGTGCAGCAACCGCGCACCGAGGCCCAGCCCCAGACCATCATCCCGGATCTCTCCACAGATGATGCCAGCAACGCCCCCTTCGAGGAGCTGGTCAATCAGCAGAACAAGACCGAAGCCTTCTGGGCCGAGCATAATCTGATGAGTGTGGATCAGGCCTTCGGCCTCACAGGCGGCGCCCTGCGCGAACTGCCGCGCGGCATTCAGGGTTATGAGATTGACTGGAAAGACACTCAGTTCTGGGTCGATGGCATCGTAGGCGGCAAGCTGAAGGATATCGAAGCCATGCCCACCAGCTTCCAGGCGGATCTGGTAACTAAGCTGGCAGCTCAGGCCTTTGCCGGTACCCTCACCCATGAGCTGGGCCACACCCTTGGCCTGAGACACAACTTCGCCGGTAGCCGGGATCAAGCCAACTTCTTCAACGAAGAGGAGATCGCCAAGTTCAGCCAGGCCTTCAGCGAGGCGGGTTACCCGCATCTGACGGTCAAGGCCGATTTCTCCAGCCAGATGGACTATAACGCTGACCGTTTCGCCACCACCTTCCAGAAATACGATCTGGCGGCGCTGCGCTTCGGCTATGGTCGTCAGGTAGAGACCCAAGATGGCAGCCTGGTATCACTCGAAGCGGCCGATGCCAAGCGCCGCGAGGAGCTACGCCAGGGTAATATCACGGGCGAGATCCAATATGGTGCCCTGCATCAGATAGGCAAAGAGCACGACCTGCGTTACTTCGCCTTCTGTACCGACGGCCATGTGACCCTCAACTCCAACTGTAACCGCTTCGACGCCGGCACCAACAACGACGACATAGTGCAGTACTATATCGACAGCTACCACGACAGCTATGACACCATGAACGTGCGTCACAACCGTCAGACCCTGTTCGAAGATCATATCCTGCCTTACACCATCAATCGTCTGCGAGGCTTTAGCGACATACGTCAGTTCGTCGAAGACACGGCCACGGTTGAGGAGCTATTTGCCTTCGATCAGAACGAGCTGGCCGAGATCTGCCCAGGCCATGAGAACTACTGGTTCTGCGCCTCGCAAAGGGCGGTGGAAAAGGCGGCCGATACCTTCCTTACCGCGGCCGGTCTGAGCGACATCTACCTGCATGTCACCTATCGCATGAACAGCGATGACAGCCGCGCCCTGACCAAGGTGCACTCGCTGGAAGATATTCTGACTCGCCTCTATCGTCTCAATGCCGGCAAGCTGGATGAAGGCTTCGAGCTGGGTCAGATCATCACCGCCTACGAGCAAGCCCCTGAAAAACTGAAAGAGCTGCTGCTCAAGGCCGATATCGTCGAGGCCTACCAGGACCTGCTCTACGCCGATGTCAGCGCCAACAAGGGACGCCTGCTCAACGGCGTCAAGGCCCCGGCATCGAGCCCGAACCATCCCTATGTCAACGAGCGTGACGTACTGGGCATGTGGCCCGATAAACTGCTGGCGATGCGTCAGCTGCTGACCCGCAAGTCGCCTCGCAGCACCACGGGCCGCACCTACTACGCCCTGGCTGATTATCCTAAGGTGAAGGATCAGCTCGAAGGCATGCTGTGTCAGATGACGCTGGGCAACACGGTTCAGGAGATCAACCAGTACCTGACCAAGCCTGTGCTGAGCGACAGCTGTAAGGCAGTAGACGCCAAGTACTATGTCAACGACGTCGATTATGCCGACCAGCATATCGAGGCGCTTCCTAGCTACGCAACCTCTCTGGGACGCTACTTCGGCTTCCCCCAGAGCAGCTATGAGATGAAGGGTAAGAGCAACCTGCTGCAGATGATGCTCAAGCAGGTGGTGCTGGCATCACGCGACAGCGACTACCGCGGCGAAGAGAAGGCCAGAGTGTGGCGCGAGTATGTGGGCATTCATCTTGCCAGCGACGCCGTTGCCGCCAGCAAGCAGATCAGCCTGCAGGGCAAAAACTATGTGGCGACCGAAGAGAACCAGCTGGCTCTCATGCTGATCGACCAGATAGACACGCTCAAGGCACTCATCGCCAGCTCACCCGATCTGATGAAGCATCAGATGAACAGCAAGGGTGAGACCTTCCAGCAATTGGTGGTCGACCCCATCATCGCCCGCAATGAGCGAGTGATCACTTACCTGCCAGTGCTTTAA
- a CDS encoding diguanylate cyclase domain-containing protein, protein MEPDEQPSNQLANTEPSAETSAEPTADISAEQTADLIAKLKAENAALKRENAKLTLLNDRAEEKLFAALDGNRLCLWEQHLPSGNLTIFNMRWGELLGFSREELAAHVDSWKQNLHPEDKEWVIKAFEDHVEGKSDYYQAVHRMIHKDGSVTWVSDRGRIVERKPDGTPLRMMGTHMDITQEKRYEQELSELAHCDPLTNLSNRKAITLAFEELYQRGRGSIFFIDLDGFKELNDKLGHKFGDHLLVHVAHTLRGVIGTQAQIARLGGDEFLILHPSQDQTLLSERAQSLLDVYRQAIILEGTEVKLGLSIGIYCFTPSDDFASACEFADAAMYRVKAQGKHDYLFWQAEQAAEG, encoded by the coding sequence ATGGAGCCCGATGAGCAGCCATCTAATCAGTTAGCCAACACAGAGCCATCGGCAGAGACAAGTGCCGAGCCAACGGCCGATATAAGTGCCGAGCAAACGGCGGACCTGATCGCCAAGCTAAAAGCCGAAAATGCGGCGCTCAAACGCGAGAACGCCAAGTTAACGCTGCTCAACGATCGCGCCGAAGAGAAACTCTTTGCCGCACTCGATGGCAACCGTCTCTGCCTGTGGGAGCAACATCTTCCCAGTGGCAACCTGACCATCTTCAACATGCGGTGGGGCGAACTGCTGGGCTTTAGTCGCGAAGAGCTTGCGGCCCATGTGGACAGCTGGAAACAAAATCTGCATCCGGAGGATAAGGAGTGGGTGATAAAGGCCTTCGAAGATCATGTAGAGGGCAAGTCTGATTACTATCAGGCGGTGCACCGGATGATCCACAAGGATGGCTCGGTCACCTGGGTGTCCGATCGCGGCCGTATCGTCGAGCGCAAGCCGGATGGTACGCCGCTACGTATGATGGGCACTCACATGGATATCACCCAGGAGAAGCGCTACGAGCAGGAGCTGTCTGAGCTGGCCCACTGCGACCCTCTCACCAATCTGAGTAATCGTAAGGCGATCACCCTGGCATTTGAGGAGCTGTATCAGCGAGGCAGGGGCAGCATCTTCTTCATCGATCTCGATGGCTTTAAGGAACTCAACGACAAGCTGGGCCACAAGTTTGGCGACCACCTCTTGGTCCATGTGGCCCACACCCTCAGGGGCGTCATAGGCACTCAGGCCCAGATCGCCCGTCTCGGCGGCGATGAGTTTTTGATTCTGCACCCCAGCCAAGACCAGACCCTGCTCAGTGAGCGAGCCCAGTCGCTGTTGGATGTCTATCGTCAGGCGATCATCTTAGAAGGCACTGAGGTCAAACTCGGCCTGAGTATCGGCATCTACTGCTTCACCCCGAGCGATGACTTTGCCAGTGCCTGCGAGTTCGCCGACGCGGCGATGTACCGGGTCAAGGCCCAGGGCAAACACGACTACCTGTTCTGGCAGGCCGAGCAAGCGGCCGAGGGCTAA
- a CDS encoding amino acid ABC transporter ATP-binding protein produces the protein MIKISNLHKYFGDNQVLKGIDESIARGEVVSVIGPSGSGKSTFLRCINLLEQPTQGEIVIDGQSITAPDACIDKLRQKVGMVFQNFNLFPHKTVQQNITLAPVKLGLMTQAEADSEAMRLLDQVGLSDKASAYPASLSGGQKQRVAIARALAMKPELMLFDEPTSALDPEMVGDVLDVMKQLAQAGMTMVIVTHEMGFAKDVSDRVIFMDGGYVVESNVPALLFGQPQEPRTQAFLSKVLR, from the coding sequence GTGATTAAGATTAGCAATCTGCATAAATATTTCGGCGACAACCAGGTGCTCAAGGGGATCGACGAGTCGATCGCCCGGGGTGAGGTGGTGAGCGTCATTGGCCCCAGTGGTAGCGGCAAGAGTACCTTCCTGCGCTGCATCAATCTGCTGGAACAACCCACCCAGGGGGAGATAGTGATCGATGGTCAGTCGATCACCGCGCCAGATGCCTGCATCGACAAGCTGCGGCAGAAGGTGGGTATGGTGTTCCAAAACTTTAACCTCTTTCCCCATAAGACGGTGCAGCAAAACATCACCCTGGCACCGGTGAAATTGGGCTTGATGACCCAGGCCGAGGCCGATAGCGAGGCGATGCGCCTGCTGGACCAGGTGGGACTGAGTGACAAGGCGAGCGCCTATCCCGCCAGCCTGTCTGGCGGACAGAAACAGAGGGTCGCCATCGCCCGGGCCCTGGCGATGAAGCCTGAGCTAATGCTATTTGACGAGCCCACCTCGGCGCTGGACCCCGAGATGGTGGGCGACGTGCTGGATGTGATGAAACAGCTGGCTCAGGCGGGGATGACCATGGTGATTGTCACCCACGAGATGGGCTTTGCCAAGGACGTTTCCGACAGGGTGATCTTCATGGATGGCGGCTATGTGGTGGAGAGTAATGTGCCGGCGCTGCTGTTCGGTCAGCCCCAGGAGCCGCGCACTCAGGCGTTCTTGAGCAAGGTGCTCAGGTAA
- a CDS encoding amino acid ABC transporter permease, whose amino-acid sequence MLDAINSSLFTPIGEDGLIGIYLILNGLKVTLIVTLFAMILGAILGVATTLMKMSSRWYLRWPANLYVGVIRGTPVVVQLVILYFIVLATWDVDKVSAAIIAFGLNSGAYISEIIRAGIQAVDKGQTEAARSLGLSQAVTMKEVILPQAIKNILPALGNEFIVLLKETAVIGFIGGVDLMRSGEIIRSRTFEDSVPLFTCALIYLALTYSFTFMLSKFEKRLKQSD is encoded by the coding sequence ATGTTAGATGCAATCAATTCCTCGCTGTTTACGCCCATAGGTGAAGATGGACTCATAGGTATCTACCTGATCCTCAATGGCTTAAAGGTGACACTGATAGTGACCCTGTTCGCCATGATCTTGGGTGCCATACTAGGCGTAGCCACCACATTGATGAAGATGTCGAGCCGCTGGTATCTGCGCTGGCCGGCCAACCTCTATGTGGGCGTGATACGCGGCACCCCAGTGGTGGTGCAGCTGGTGATCCTCTACTTTATCGTGCTGGCCACCTGGGATGTGGACAAGGTGAGCGCGGCCATCATTGCCTTCGGCCTCAACAGCGGTGCCTACATCTCTGAGATCATCCGCGCCGGCATACAGGCGGTGGATAAGGGGCAGACGGAGGCGGCGCGCTCCCTCGGCCTGTCGCAGGCGGTGACCATGAAGGAGGTGATCCTGCCTCAGGCGATCAAGAACATTCTTCCCGCCCTGGGTAACGAGTTTATCGTGCTCTTGAAAGAGACCGCGGTGATAGGCTTCATCGGCGGCGTGGATCTGATGCGCTCGGGCGAGATCATCCGTAGCCGCACCTTCGAAGACAGCGTGCCCCTGTTTACCTGTGCACTCATCTACCTGGCGTTGACCTATAGCTTCACCTTTATGTTGTCGAAGTTTGAGAAGAGGCTTAAGCAAAGTGATTAA
- a CDS encoding basic amino acid ABC transporter substrate-binding protein, which yields MNKSILLAGFTALLLLSGCGKEQDYLVVGTNAAFPPFEYVGGVSGDQVMGFDIDLARKVAEDAGKTLKVENMKFDSLIVALNAGKIDMIASGMTITPERQASVDFSEPYYEATQVVLVNKQDDSIHSLADLTGKHFAVQLGSTADMMAKKYTQSVTAFNTGFEAIMELKNGKVDLVLFDSEPAANYLAKNPELKLISLDFPPEFYGFAVAKSQPELLASINKTLATMKQNGEYDALLAKHMK from the coding sequence ATGAACAAATCTATCCTGTTAGCCGGTTTTACGGCCCTGTTGCTGCTGAGTGGCTGTGGCAAAGAGCAAGATTATCTGGTGGTAGGCACCAATGCGGCCTTTCCGCCCTTTGAATATGTGGGCGGTGTCAGCGGCGATCAGGTAATGGGGTTTGATATCGATCTGGCCCGCAAGGTGGCCGAGGATGCGGGCAAGACGCTCAAGGTGGAGAACATGAAGTTCGACTCGCTGATCGTGGCCCTCAACGCCGGCAAGATAGATATGATCGCCTCGGGCATGACCATCACCCCAGAGCGTCAGGCCAGCGTCGACTTCTCCGAGCCCTACTACGAGGCGACCCAGGTGGTCTTGGTCAACAAGCAGGATGACAGCATCCATAGCCTGGCGGATCTCACCGGTAAACACTTCGCGGTGCAGCTGGGCTCAACCGCCGACATGATGGCCAAGAAGTACACCCAGTCGGTGACCGCCTTCAATACCGGCTTCGAAGCGATCATGGAGCTTAAGAACGGCAAGGTGGATCTCGTGCTGTTCGACAGCGAGCCGGCCGCCAACTACCTGGCCAAGAACCCTGAGCTTAAGCTTATCAGCCTGGACTTCCCCCCAGAGTTTTATGGTTTCGCCGTGGCCAAGAGCCAGCCCGAGCTGCTGGCCAGCATTAACAAGACGCTGGCGACCATGAAGCAGAATGGTGAATACGACGCCCTGCTCGCCAAACATATGAAGTAG
- a CDS encoding oxidative stress defense protein: protein MKKTLIATLFGSLVFTGSLLALPNAAAAELNFPHIETVGTSELVVKADMAELTVEVVTKADNPAKAKAGSDKAVSDFLARLAKAGIARDDVQSANLNLRPDYLYDPETRTNKEIGYLASRQVVVTLRALDKLNDLLDSALQQGINRIHQINFKSSKEAEMIEQARLMAIKDAKQKAAALAEGFGERLDGVWEIRYQAQGAVRPMVYKMSAAARGDVAESYQEAQTSISDRVEVIYRLK from the coding sequence ATGAAAAAGACCCTGATTGCCACCCTATTTGGTTCATTGGTTTTCACCGGCAGCCTGCTTGCTTTACCTAACGCGGCCGCCGCAGAGCTAAACTTCCCCCATATCGAAACCGTCGGTACCAGCGAGCTGGTCGTCAAGGCCGACATGGCCGAGCTAACCGTCGAGGTGGTGACTAAGGCCGACAACCCGGCCAAGGCCAAGGCGGGATCAGACAAGGCGGTCAGCGACTTCCTGGCCAGATTAGCCAAGGCGGGGATCGCTCGAGACGATGTTCAGAGCGCCAACCTGAATCTACGTCCCGACTATCTGTACGACCCTGAGACGCGCACCAACAAGGAGATTGGCTACCTCGCCAGCCGCCAGGTGGTGGTCACCCTAAGGGCACTGGACAAGCTCAACGACCTGCTCGACAGCGCGTTGCAGCAAGGGATCAACCGCATCCATCAGATCAACTTCAAATCCAGCAAGGAGGCCGAGATGATTGAACAGGCCAGGCTGATGGCGATCAAGGACGCCAAGCAGAAGGCCGCCGCCCTGGCCGAAGGCTTCGGTGAGCGTCTGGATGGCGTATGGGAGATCCGCTATCAGGCTCAGGGAGCGGTGCGTCCCATGGTGTATAAGATGAGCGCCGCAGCCCGTGGTGATGTGGCCGAGAGTTATCAGGAGGCCCAGACCAGCATCAGCGATCGCGTCGAGGTGATCTACCGCCTCAAGTAA